Proteins from a genomic interval of Lolium perenne isolate Kyuss_39 chromosome 1, Kyuss_2.0, whole genome shotgun sequence:
- the LOC127317967 gene encoding putative F-box/FBD/LRR-repeat protein At1g78760 gives MEMEPQPIIGHNLSDMQAGIERDGLDPRTLDLGTNLMLYLVYHYLPRPPVSPSATSSPSAALRFHQGVDRISRLPENVLRNIVSRLPVKDAARTAALSSRWRPVWLSAPLTLVDSHLLPDCGAGGPYAMGAPSPRAVTAAVSRVLAAHPGPFHCVHLTRTTMNEHRGEMARWLDVLAAKGVKELIFVNRPWPVDLRLPATLFSCASLTRLYLGVWRLPDTAAVPRRATFPNLLELGLCFTVMEDRDLAFILERSPVLETLVITGSQTGVRLRLVSRSLRCLLLGLTYLEDIDVVDAPRLERLIQWTNFGEHSSSKGMLRPSMVKIGHAPKLRMLGYHEPGDSDIEITKTVTVAGTKEKIVPSVNILAIEVQFGVRSALKKVPGYLRSFPNLQTLHVQSKKAEEPTGKVNLKFLQEGGPIKCVVQMLKKVFFYEFQGSKNEVAFLKFIAERARVLEKMVVVVASECFSSGANVNVKLKPLISANWISQACKLQLFKSPRTHGGPPIFCQQRASDLSFPDPFDLVYYQESL, from the exons ATGGAAATGGAACCGCAACCTATCATCGGCCACAACCTGAGCGATATGCAGGCCGGCATAGAGCGCGACGGCCTGGATCCCCGGACGCTGGACTTGGGAACCAACCTCATGCTCTACTTGGTATACCACTACCTCCCTCGCCCGCCGGTCTCCCCCTCCGCCACTTCCTCGCCCTCCGCCGCCTTGCGGTTCCACCAAGGCGTCGACCGCATCAGCCGCCTGCCGGAGAATGTCCTCCGCAACATCGTCTCGCGCCTCCCCGTCAAGGACGCCGCGCGCACCGCTGCGCTCTCCTCGCGCTGGCGCCCCGTCTGGCTGTCGGCGCCCCTCACCCTTGTCGACAGCCACCTGCTTCCGGACTGCGGCGCGGGAGGGCCGTACGCCATGGGCGCCCCCTCCCCGCGCGCCGTCACCGCGGCGGTGTCCCGGGTCCTCGCGGCGCACCCGGGGCCCTTCCACTGCGTCCACCTCACCCGCACCACCATGAACGAGCACCGCGGCGAGATGGCGCGCTGGCTCGACGTCCTCGCCGCCAAGGGCGTCAAAGAACTCATCTTTGTCAACCGCCCCTGGCCGGTCGACCTGCGCCTCCCCGCCACGCTTTTCAGCTGCGCCTCCCTCACCCGCCTCTACCTCGGAGTCTGGAGGCTCCCGGACACCGCCGCCGTGCCGCGCCGCGCCACCTTCCCCAACCTCCTGGAGCTCGGCCTCTGCTTCACTGTCATGGAGGACCGGGACCTCGCCTTCATCCTCGAAAGAAGCCCTGTTCTCGAGACTCTCGTCATCACGGGAAGCCAGACTGGAGTGCGCCTCCGCCTGGTCAGTCGCAGCTTGCGGTGCCTACTGCTCGGCCTTACCTACTTGGAGGACATCGATGTGGTGGATGCCCCTCGCCTGGAGAGGCTCATTCAGTGGACAAATTTTGGCGAGCACAGCAGCAGTAAGGGTATGCTGCGCCCCTCCATGGTCAAGATTGGCCATGCACCCAAACTGCGTATGCTGGGATACCATGAGCCAGGAGATAGTGACATCGAGATTACCAAAACTGTCACTGTG GCTGGCACCAAGGAGAAAATTGTCCCCAGTGTCAACATCTTGGCCATAGAGGTGCAATTTGGAGTCCGCAGCGCTCTGAAGAAGGTGCCTGGCTACCTCAGAAGTTTCCCAAATCTCCAGACGCTCCATGTCCAG TCCAAGAAAGCTGAAGAGCCCACTGGCAAGGTCAATCTCAAGTTCTTGCAGGAGGGTGGTCCCATCAAATGTGTCGTGCAGATGCTGAAGAAGGTGTTCTTCTATGAGTTCCAAGGGTCGAAGAATGAGGTTGCTTTCCTCAAGTTCATCGCAGAGAGAGCCCGGGTGCTCGAGAAGATGGTGGTTGTGGTGGCAAGTGAATGTTtctcttcgggggctaatgtgaaTGTCAAACTGAAGCCCCTGATAAGTGCAAACTGGATTAGTCAAGCTTGTAAACTTCAGCTCTTCAAGAGCCCACGCACTCACGGGGGACCTCCGATTTTCTGCCAGCAACGAGCATCTGACCTTTCGTTTCCTGATCCTTTTGACCTCGTCTACTATCAAGAATCTCTGTAA